A genomic stretch from Sceloporus undulatus isolate JIND9_A2432 ecotype Alabama chromosome 5, SceUnd_v1.1, whole genome shotgun sequence includes:
- the LOC121931655 gene encoding ras association domain-containing protein 8-like, with amino-acid sequence MGMVKIAYVNFVNHCYVDTEVEMKEIYTSNHIWKLFENFLVDMARVSFYAPFNIVEKKWNDVSDEAGRTGRYTLIEKWRDTERHLAPHENPIISLNKWGQYASDVQLVLRRTGPSLSERPTSDSVARIPERTLYRQSLPPLAKLRPQNDKSIKRREPKRKSLTFTGGAKGLMDIFGKGKESEFKQKVLNCKTTADELKKLIHLQTEKLQSIEKQLDSNDAEIKYWEQRFSYSLEDEIVRLEQKIKRNEVEIEEEEFWENELQIEQENEKQLKEQLQEIRQRILDCENKLKEYIAQIRGMESGLEAEKLHREVEESKVNEEEVKGKIEKVKGEIDIQGQQSLRLENGIKAVERSLGQATKRLQEREQELEQLTKELRQVNLQQFIQQTGTKVTVLPAEPTELEASHTEIERETTFQTGSLKRPSSSRQLPSNLRILQNPLSSGFNPEGIYV; translated from the exons atgggcaTG GTGAAGATTGCTTATGTGAATTTTGTCAATCATTGCTATGTGGACACTGAGGTGGAAATGAAGGAAATCTACACCAGTAATCATATTTGGAAGCTATTTGAGAACTTTCTTGTGGACATGGCAAGGGTAAGCTTTTATGCCCCATTTAATATTGTAGAAAAGAAGTGGAATGATGTTTCTGATGAAGCTG GTCGTACAGGAAGGTATACCTTAATAGAGAAATGGAGAGACACAGAGAGGCACCTGGCACCTCATGAAAATCCTATTATTTCCTTGAACAAATGGGGACAATATGCAAGTGATGTGCAGCTAGTATTACGGCGTACTGGGCCATCCCTCAGCGAGAGGCCAACTTCAGACAGTGTTGCTCGGATACCAGAAAGAACTTTGTATCGTCAGAGCTTGCCTCCATTAGCCAAGCTAAGACCTCAGAATGACAAGTCAATAAAAAGGCGGGAACCCAAAAGGAAATCTTTGACTTTCACAGGAGGGGCGAAAGGATTAATGGAcatttttgggaaaggaaaagaatctGAATTCAAGCAAAAAGTTTTGAACTGCAAGACGACAGCTGATGAGTTGAAGAAACTGATCCACCTCCAGACAGAAAAGCTGCAGTCTATTGAGAAACAGCTGGATTCAAATGATGCTGAGATCAAATACTGGGAGCAGAGGTTCAGTTACAGCCTGGAAGATGAAATTGTCAGACTGGAGCAGAAGATCAAAAGGAACGAGGTTGAGATTGAGgaggaggaattctgggaaaatgAGCTCCAGATTGAGCAAGAAAATGAGAAGCAACTGAAGGAGCAGCTTCAAGAGATCAGACAAAGGATTTTGGACTGTGAAAACAAACTGAAGGAGTATATAGCCCAGATTCGTGGCATGGAAAGTGGCCTTGAGGCTGAAAAGTTACATCGGGAAGTGGAGGAGTCAAAAGTAAATGAAGAAGAAGTCAAAGGGAAGATTGAAAAAGTCAAGGGGGAAATTGATATTCAGGGACAGCAAAGTCTGAGGCTGGAAAATGGTATTAAAGCCGTGGAGAGGTCTTTGGGCCAGGCCACCAAAAGGTTACAG GAGAGAGAACAGGAACTAGAGCAGCTGACAAAAGAGTTGCGGCAAGTCAATCTCCAACAGTTTATCCAGCAAACAGGGACGAAGGTCACTGTGCTGCCTGCAGAACCAACAGAATTAGAGGCTTCGCACACAGAGATTGAAAGGG AAACAACCTTTCAGACTGGATCCTTGAAACGCCCCAGTTCATCAAGACAGCTGCCCAGTAATCTTCGGATCCTGCAGAACCCACTGTCTTCTGGTTTTAACCCAGAGGGCATTTATGTATAA